The Micromonospora sp. WMMD961 genome has a segment encoding these proteins:
- a CDS encoding glycosyltransferase 87 family protein, with the protein MIADDPTARRRRWHWRTLAAAGGGLALDLGLYAASTIFAAITAVTSTLLPHRAWGTVAAAGYLVATLVVTAQLLLRRRSPTSPLVGLPARWVVTALAWAGTALLPLLWQSIERAGGRTDRAQEEVLVVEHAGARLLEHGTPYLGPDAIAALPPGEQLMGYTPYQPGMAMFGLPRALVDAWWTDSRVWFAVGTALALALAVTALRSTPADTDQANTVHRRNAALLRGVQAATVLPICALTLATGGDDLPVLALCLLALTLAAADRPGQAGLAVGLAGALKLFAWPVALVLIVWGLTRRAGAWVAAGAIGLPVAALLPAMLVDRDALTENVLRFPLGHGLVTSPAQSPFPGYLIATGLPAGRLIAAALLVAAGVAIAVRLARRPPRTAVATAVICGYGLLVAIALMPSARFGYLLYPIALLTWAPALHRPADTPPTPATGHLTGRATSA; encoded by the coding sequence GTGATCGCCGACGACCCGACCGCGCGCCGCCGTCGCTGGCACTGGCGGACGCTCGCCGCCGCCGGCGGCGGACTCGCCCTCGACCTCGGCCTCTACGCCGCCTCGACCATTTTCGCCGCGATCACCGCGGTCACGTCGACCCTGCTGCCGCACCGGGCCTGGGGCACTGTCGCCGCAGCCGGCTACCTGGTCGCGACGCTGGTGGTGACCGCCCAACTGCTGCTGCGCCGACGCTCCCCGACGTCACCGCTGGTCGGGCTGCCAGCCCGCTGGGTGGTCACCGCTCTCGCCTGGGCGGGCACCGCACTGCTGCCCCTGCTGTGGCAGAGCATCGAGCGGGCCGGCGGACGCACCGACCGGGCCCAGGAGGAAGTGCTGGTCGTGGAGCACGCCGGCGCGCGCCTCCTGGAACACGGCACCCCGTACCTCGGACCGGACGCGATCGCCGCCCTGCCGCCCGGCGAGCAACTGATGGGCTACACGCCGTACCAACCCGGCATGGCGATGTTCGGCCTACCCAGAGCGCTCGTCGACGCCTGGTGGACCGACTCCCGAGTCTGGTTCGCGGTGGGCACCGCACTGGCGCTCGCCCTGGCCGTGACCGCCCTGCGCAGCACACCGGCCGACACCGACCAGGCCAACACGGTTCACCGCAGGAACGCCGCCCTGCTGCGCGGCGTGCAGGCCGCCACCGTACTGCCGATCTGCGCCCTCACCCTCGCCACCGGCGGCGACGACCTGCCCGTACTCGCGCTCTGCCTGCTGGCTCTCACGCTCGCCGCCGCCGACCGACCCGGCCAGGCCGGCCTCGCGGTCGGCCTGGCCGGCGCGCTGAAGCTGTTCGCCTGGCCGGTCGCCCTGGTCCTGATCGTCTGGGGTCTGACCCGGCGCGCCGGCGCGTGGGTCGCCGCCGGCGCGATCGGCCTGCCGGTCGCCGCCCTCCTGCCCGCGATGCTGGTCGACCGCGACGCGCTGACCGAGAACGTGCTGCGCTTCCCCCTCGGCCACGGCCTGGTCACCAGCCCCGCACAGTCCCCGTTCCCCGGCTACCTGATCGCCACCGGGCTGCCCGCCGGCCGGCTGATCGCCGCCGCGCTGCTGGTCGCAGCGGGCGTGGCCATCGCCGTCCGACTCGCTCGCCGCCCGCCCCGCACCGCCGTCGCCACCGCCGTAATCTGCGGGTACGGGCTGCTCGTCGCCATCGCCCTGATGCCCTCCGCCCGCTTCGGCTACCTGCTGTACCCGATCGCTTTGCTCACCTGGGCACCTGCCCTGCATCGTCCCGCCGACACGCCACCGACCCCGGCTACCGGCCACCTGACCGGTCGGGCCACTTCGGCGTAA
- a CDS encoding phosphoribosyltransferase codes for MTTYRDRADAGRVLSDRLTALVGEPDVVVLGLVRGGVPVARVVAERLGAPLDVLVVRKLGMPWAREVAFGALGPGGVQVLNDVLASRLSSDDIAEVNHREQAELERRERLYRGGRAPLDLTGRTAVIVDDGLATGATARAAVEVARHLGAHRVVVAVPVGAQEAYELLAAEADQVICAQHPPDFGAVSVYYDDFHEVSDQEVTEALTATA; via the coding sequence ATGACGACCTACCGTGACCGGGCCGACGCCGGCCGAGTGCTCTCCGACCGGCTCACCGCACTCGTCGGCGAACCCGACGTCGTCGTCCTCGGCCTCGTCCGTGGCGGCGTACCGGTGGCCCGGGTCGTGGCCGAACGGCTCGGCGCACCACTGGACGTGCTGGTCGTCCGCAAGCTCGGCATGCCGTGGGCCCGGGAGGTCGCCTTCGGCGCGCTCGGACCGGGCGGCGTGCAGGTGCTCAACGACGTGCTGGCCAGCCGACTCAGCAGCGACGACATCGCTGAGGTCAACCATCGGGAGCAGGCCGAGCTGGAACGGCGGGAACGGCTCTACCGGGGCGGTCGGGCACCACTGGACCTCACCGGGCGGACCGCGGTGATCGTCGACGACGGCCTGGCCACCGGCGCCACCGCCCGCGCCGCCGTGGAGGTCGCCCGCCACCTCGGGGCCCACCGGGTCGTGGTCGCGGTCCCGGTCGGCGCGCAGGAGGCCTACGAACTCCTGGCCGCCGAGGCGGACCAGGTCATCTGCGCCCAACACCCACCGGATTTCGGGGCCGTGAGCGTCTACTACGACGACTTCCACGAAGTTTCCGACCAAGAAGTCACCGAGGCGCTCACAGCAACTGCATAG
- a CDS encoding zf-TFIIB domain-containing protein produces MSSLTCPKCRGEMRQYERSGVVIDQCGECRGIFLDRGELEKLFEAEANWSRQQTGGAPGQPAQQPAGYPPPPPPPHQPGYGAVPPPPPPAHGYPPQPAYGHQQQHHGYHGHYRQKKRKGFLDEMFG; encoded by the coding sequence ATGAGTAGTCTCACCTGTCCCAAGTGTCGTGGAGAAATGCGCCAGTACGAGCGCAGCGGCGTCGTCATCGACCAGTGCGGGGAGTGCCGGGGCATCTTCCTCGACCGCGGCGAGCTGGAGAAGCTGTTCGAGGCGGAGGCCAACTGGAGCCGCCAACAGACCGGCGGCGCGCCGGGGCAGCCCGCGCAGCAGCCGGCCGGCTACCCACCCCCGCCGCCCCCGCCGCACCAGCCCGGTTACGGCGCCGTCCCGCCGCCGCCCCCGCCCGCCCACGGCTACCCGCCGCAGCCGGCGTACGGCCACCAGCAGCAGCACCACGGCTACCACGGCCACTACCGGCAGAAGAAGCGCAAGGGCTTCCTCGACGAGATGTTCGGCTGA
- a CDS encoding maleylpyruvate isomerase N-terminal domain-containing protein, which produces MTAIRPDEALAEAYASITAAVDGLDDSGLQRTTRCHGWLVADLLLHVLGDAQRALVALASPSDGPADVDDVSYWRDFPGGGDEASRHAWWVRRSAAAFDRPTGIVRLWRDTAPAAVRAATAADPEGYVTTQGHVLRVPDFLATLTTEAVVHYLDLTLELPDTPPPNPLAVRVAVATMDGLLSDDTVRPTAWDDHDFLLKATGRVPLTDRDRLELGESAGWFPLLG; this is translated from the coding sequence ATGACCGCGATCCGACCCGACGAGGCGCTCGCCGAGGCGTACGCCAGCATCACCGCGGCGGTCGACGGCCTGGACGACTCCGGCCTGCAACGAACCACCCGCTGTCACGGCTGGCTCGTCGCGGACCTGCTGCTGCACGTGCTCGGCGACGCCCAGCGCGCGCTGGTCGCACTGGCCAGCCCCTCGGACGGCCCCGCCGACGTCGACGACGTGAGCTACTGGCGTGACTTCCCCGGCGGCGGCGACGAAGCCAGCCGGCACGCCTGGTGGGTTCGCCGTTCGGCCGCCGCCTTCGACCGTCCGACCGGCATCGTCCGGCTCTGGCGGGACACCGCCCCGGCGGCGGTCCGCGCCGCCACGGCAGCCGACCCCGAGGGGTACGTGACCACGCAGGGCCACGTGCTGCGCGTACCGGATTTCCTCGCGACCCTGACCACCGAGGCTGTCGTCCATTACCTGGACCTGACGCTGGAACTCCCCGACACGCCACCGCCCAACCCATTGGCGGTACGCGTCGCGGTAGCGACCATGGACGGCCTGCTCAGTGACGACACCGTTCGACCCACCGCGTGGGACGACCACGACTTCCTGCTGAAGGCCACCGGGCGCGTCCCGCTGACCGACCGGGACCGGCTGGAGCTGGGCGAGTCGGCGGGCTGGTTCCCACTGCTCGGCTGA
- a CDS encoding response regulator transcription factor: MLVDDQAVVRAGFRVLLEQADDIEVVAEASSGSSAVAVAARLRPDVICMDVRMPGGDGLTATREILADAPESPPAILVVTTFDLDEYVFGALESGASGFILKDCEPEDLIDAIRRLANGYGLVDQVVTRRVISEFARRRPAAPPESAAAQQLTPREAEIVRLLAKGLSNNEIADELFIETSTVKSHLGRAMTKIGVRDRVQTVVWAYQNGLAAS; this comes from the coding sequence ATGCTGGTCGACGACCAGGCGGTGGTGCGGGCCGGCTTCCGGGTGCTCCTGGAGCAGGCGGACGACATCGAGGTGGTGGCGGAGGCGTCCAGCGGATCGTCTGCGGTGGCGGTGGCCGCTCGACTGCGTCCGGACGTCATCTGCATGGATGTTCGGATGCCCGGCGGTGACGGACTCACCGCGACCCGCGAGATCCTCGCCGACGCGCCCGAGTCGCCGCCAGCCATCCTGGTGGTGACCACGTTCGACCTCGACGAGTACGTCTTCGGCGCACTCGAATCCGGGGCCAGTGGGTTCATCCTCAAAGACTGCGAGCCCGAGGATCTGATCGACGCGATCCGTCGGCTGGCCAATGGCTACGGTCTCGTCGACCAGGTCGTGACCCGCCGGGTGATCTCGGAGTTCGCCCGGCGGCGACCGGCGGCACCGCCCGAGTCCGCAGCGGCGCAGCAGCTCACCCCCCGCGAAGCCGAGATCGTACGGTTGCTCGCCAAGGGTTTGTCCAACAACGAGATCGCCGACGAACTCTTCATCGAGACCAGCACGGTCAAGTCGCACCTCGGGCGGGCGATGACCAAGATCGGCGTACGGGACCGGGTGCAGACTGTGGTGTGGGCGTACCAGAACGGGTTGGCCGCGAGCTGA
- a CDS encoding histidine kinase, with the protein MNDHIGGAPVTAEPIEPADPPRLTKRLDVLLANLGVTGPFARDCLLAACVAGVTFTVMAALFWVVTPPGEIVVDPVRAWLLVALGVGQALLLCLRRVRPLLCLAGIVGLQVAMIALSPPDATIRVLAPFVVAYTIGVLLPARTAFVLVGAAVVVEAAAAFGTAAVTNPDLLLPAFGPAGSSALSNLGAVVVGNYVATRRRYTQLLRLQAAEAVRAQQAKVRAAIEAERTQMARELHDVAAHHLSGMVVQAAAVHRLIDRDPEAAKAGVAWIRSQGKETLNNLRLVVGVLRGTPADGSGSGDTPGHDGEGSVPVPGLAVLDDLVRTARDLGTPVEFVGVGSPRPVPPIADVALYRMVQESLSNARQHAPGAPVLITLRYLPREVSLTVVNGPPARRSEPAVRTSSGVGLIGMRERAQLIGARFAAGPTTESGWSVKVTLTSKGSDSS; encoded by the coding sequence GTGAACGATCACATCGGGGGCGCCCCGGTCACCGCCGAGCCGATCGAGCCGGCGGACCCGCCCCGGCTCACGAAGCGCTTGGACGTACTGCTCGCCAACCTCGGGGTGACCGGGCCGTTCGCCCGGGACTGTCTGCTCGCGGCCTGCGTCGCCGGGGTGACGTTCACGGTGATGGCGGCTCTGTTCTGGGTCGTGACGCCACCGGGCGAAATCGTGGTCGACCCGGTGCGGGCCTGGCTGCTCGTCGCCCTCGGGGTCGGGCAGGCGCTGCTGCTCTGCCTGCGCCGGGTCCGCCCGCTGCTCTGCCTCGCCGGCATCGTCGGCCTTCAGGTCGCCATGATCGCCCTGTCCCCACCAGACGCGACGATCCGGGTACTCGCGCCCTTCGTCGTCGCGTACACCATCGGGGTTCTGCTGCCGGCCCGGACGGCGTTCGTGCTGGTCGGCGCGGCGGTGGTGGTGGAGGCGGCAGCGGCGTTCGGCACCGCCGCCGTGACGAATCCGGATCTTCTGCTGCCGGCTTTCGGCCCTGCCGGGTCGAGCGCACTGTCCAATCTCGGCGCGGTCGTCGTCGGCAACTACGTGGCGACCCGCCGACGCTACACACAGCTGTTGCGTCTGCAGGCCGCCGAGGCGGTCCGGGCCCAGCAGGCGAAGGTGCGGGCCGCGATCGAGGCGGAACGCACCCAGATGGCCCGGGAACTGCACGACGTCGCCGCTCACCACCTGTCCGGAATGGTGGTACAGGCGGCGGCGGTCCACCGGCTGATTGATCGGGACCCGGAGGCGGCGAAGGCCGGCGTGGCCTGGATCCGGTCCCAGGGCAAGGAGACCCTGAACAACCTGCGGCTGGTGGTCGGGGTGCTGCGCGGGACCCCGGCCGACGGCAGCGGAAGCGGCGACACACCCGGCCACGATGGTGAGGGGAGCGTTCCGGTGCCGGGGCTGGCCGTGCTCGATGACCTGGTCCGGACCGCTCGGGACCTGGGCACGCCGGTCGAGTTCGTGGGCGTTGGGTCGCCACGTCCGGTCCCGCCGATCGCCGACGTCGCTCTCTACCGGATGGTGCAGGAGTCTCTGTCGAACGCGCGGCAGCACGCGCCGGGAGCGCCGGTGCTGATCACGCTGCGCTACCTGCCGCGCGAGGTGTCGCTGACGGTGGTGAATGGCCCGCCAGCGCGGCGTTCCGAGCCGGCGGTGCGCACCAGCAGCGGGGTTGGGCTGATCGGCATGCGGGAACGAGCGCAGTTGATCGGCGCACGTTTCGCGGCCGGGCCGACGACCGAATCCGGCTGGTCTGTCAAAGTGACGCTGACATCAAAGGGAAGTGATTCGTCGTGA
- a CDS encoding serine hydrolase domain-containing protein, whose product MKQNDAPAQTSSRSYRSWPAFRLRRLGAALATAVVVGTGVVGCGAGAAQEPTPTSDAPAAAVEPRVLNASDVNAWLDEMLPAALKANDIAGATVAVVNDGETVTTRGYGHVDTGSEGTEPVPVDPERHLFRIGSVSKLATATAAMQLVQDGRVDLDADIAAYLDFTIPRNFDEPITLRHLLTHTAGFEERIAGLIGKEGTRADLREALVTDPPEQIYRPGTVPAYSNYGNSLAGYIVERVSGIPFEEYVDRNVFDRLGMTSSSFNQPLPADLAGRVSKGYDNASSPPGYFEIIGTPPAGSMSATAPDMARFMLAHLGEPVGGTPILDEPTLDLMHQPALDASTLGTLAGAPRMALGFFDESRNGRRILGHGGDTPFFHSHLQIYPDEGAGLFISLNSTGTSGLANHQLRQKLTKAFADRYFPAVPGAAANKVSETELAAPITDASGTAERAAMAAGTYESSRMIKSNFLTLIGLSGRTTVSVREDGRLLLEPRPMADSAAVYEESEPWVWREVGGQETIAMRAVDGRVEVIGFDSAFALVPVEAARSTYLAIPVIVGSVVILLLTVLAWPIGAIGRRLRRRAPRDRAGRTARILSRVAVGFALLAVGGWVGSFVLVIGLEDLSTVSLRTVQVAQLIGLLGVVPAAVRLVDDVRRRVGWSRITGSALVLLALVGTGWFAVEFMLLSPNISY is encoded by the coding sequence ATGAAGCAGAACGATGCACCAGCGCAGACTTCCTCCCGGTCGTACCGGTCCTGGCCGGCATTCCGCCTGCGGCGTCTCGGTGCCGCCCTGGCAACCGCGGTCGTCGTCGGGACGGGCGTCGTCGGCTGCGGTGCCGGTGCCGCGCAGGAGCCGACCCCGACGAGCGACGCCCCGGCAGCAGCCGTCGAACCGCGCGTGTTGAACGCCAGCGACGTGAACGCCTGGCTCGACGAGATGCTCCCGGCCGCGCTGAAAGCCAATGACATCGCCGGGGCGACGGTCGCTGTCGTCAACGACGGCGAGACCGTCACCACCCGGGGGTACGGCCACGTCGACACCGGCAGCGAGGGCACCGAGCCGGTGCCGGTCGACCCCGAGCGGCACCTGTTCCGGATCGGATCGGTGTCGAAGCTCGCCACCGCCACCGCCGCGATGCAACTCGTCCAGGACGGCAGGGTCGACCTCGACGCCGACATCGCCGCCTACCTCGACTTCACCATCCCCCGCAACTTCGACGAGCCGATCACCCTGCGCCACCTGCTGACCCACACCGCCGGGTTCGAGGAGCGGATCGCCGGCCTCATCGGCAAGGAAGGCACTCGGGCCGACCTGCGCGAGGCTCTGGTCACCGACCCGCCGGAGCAGATCTACCGGCCGGGCACCGTGCCGGCCTACTCCAACTACGGCAACTCACTCGCCGGGTACATCGTCGAACGGGTCAGCGGTATCCCCTTCGAGGAGTACGTCGACCGTAACGTCTTCGACCGCCTCGGCATGACGTCGTCCTCCTTCAACCAGCCGCTCCCCGCCGACCTTGCAGGCCGCGTCTCGAAGGGGTACGACAACGCGTCGTCCCCACCCGGGTACTTCGAGATCATCGGCACCCCGCCCGCCGGCTCGATGAGCGCCACGGCCCCGGACATGGCCCGGTTCATGCTCGCTCACCTCGGCGAACCGGTCGGCGGCACCCCGATACTGGACGAGCCGACGCTTGACCTGATGCACCAGCCGGCGCTTGACGCCAGCACCCTCGGCACCCTCGCCGGTGCACCCCGGATGGCGCTCGGGTTCTTCGACGAGAGCCGCAACGGCCGTCGGATCCTCGGCCACGGCGGCGACACCCCCTTTTTCCACAGCCACCTGCAGATCTACCCGGACGAGGGCGCCGGCCTGTTCATCTCGCTCAACAGCACCGGCACGTCGGGCCTGGCCAACCACCAGCTTCGACAGAAGCTGACGAAAGCCTTCGCCGACCGTTACTTCCCGGCGGTGCCCGGCGCGGCGGCGAACAAGGTGTCGGAGACCGAGCTGGCCGCCCCGATCACCGACGCCTCGGGCACGGCCGAGCGGGCCGCGATGGCCGCCGGCACCTACGAAAGCTCCCGCATGATCAAGAGCAACTTCCTGACCCTGATCGGCCTGTCCGGGCGTACCACGGTGAGCGTCCGCGAGGACGGCCGGCTGCTGCTCGAACCGCGTCCGATGGCCGATTCCGCCGCCGTCTACGAAGAGAGCGAGCCCTGGGTCTGGCGTGAGGTGGGCGGGCAGGAAACGATCGCGATGCGAGCGGTAGACGGCCGGGTCGAAGTTATCGGTTTCGACTCCGCGTTCGCCCTGGTGCCGGTCGAGGCCGCCCGCAGCACCTACCTGGCCATCCCGGTAATCGTCGGCTCGGTGGTCATCCTCCTGCTCACCGTCCTGGCCTGGCCGATCGGGGCGATCGGTCGCCGGCTGCGGCGGCGGGCACCGCGTGATCGGGCTGGACGCACCGCGCGCATCCTGAGCCGCGTCGCCGTCGGCTTCGCCCTGCTCGCGGTCGGCGGCTGGGTGGGAAGTTTCGTGCTCGTCATCGGCCTGGAGGATCTCTCCACCGTCTCGTTGCGCACCGTGCAGGTGGCCCAGCTGATCGGCCTACTCGGGGTGGTCCCGGCAGCGGTCCGGCTGGTGGACGACGTCCGTCGGCGGGTCGGCTGGTCGCGGATCACCGGCAGCGCCCTGGTCCTGCTGGCCCTCGTCGGTACGGGATGGTTCGCCGTCGAGTTCATGCTGCTCTCGCCGAATATCTCCTACTGA
- the dnaB gene encoding replicative DNA helicase — translation MEGGPVSVTDDMRAESRSGGGQPPAQRDGQFDKTPPQDVAAEQCVLGGMLLSKDAIADVVEILKTNDFYRPVHATIFDVILDIYGRGEPADPITVAAALTDSGDLARIGGAPYLHTLIASVPTAANAAYYARIVSERAVLRRLVEAGTKIVQLGYGTASGGSRDVDDIVDLAQQAVYDVTERRVSEDFAILADMLQPTLDEIEAVGAQGGVMTGVPTGFSDLDRLLNGLHAGQLIIVAGRPGLGKALALDTPLPTPDGWTTMGEVKAGDQLLAADGSPTTVTHAFDVMHDRPCYEVEFSDGTVIVADAEHLWKTTSRASRRQGPARQRRHRPESSLANVRAAHERLSSLRNQPITLFDTIEQVGPEFRHVLHTVAREVGSVGRISRPIVRSGKPRNWTAPGYPAGPLLSALLERAEREVNAGSRAEHDGVVTTAEIAATLRTDTAQRRLNHAVRNSAPLQLPDQDLLIPPYTLGAWLGDGHSDASRFTTADPEMVTHVEADGFVVRPSGPMVYTVLLQPTSAAPANGVCVDCGGSTRALRENPATRKCADSRHRNGSFLGLLRQVGVAGSKHIPRVYLRASEAQRRALLAGLMDTDGTVGPSGNLQYTSTSKRLADDVRELIVSLGYRCTVNAKPVRGRTPESSIAYTVNFSTPDVIFRLRRKQDAHVERRRTTSDVRTTSRFIVEVRPVPSVPVRCVTVDNDEHLYLASRAMIPTHNSTASMDFARNAAIRANQAAAIFSLEMSKVEIVMRLLSAEARVPLHVLRSGQLSDDDWTKLARCMGEISEAPLFVDDTPSMNLMEIRAKARRLKQRHDLKMIVVDYLQLMTSPKRTESRQQEVADLSRGLKLLAKEVECPVIAVSQLNRGPEQRTDKRPQLSDLRESGSIEQDADVVILLHRDDYYDKESPRAGEADFIVAKHRNGPTDTVTVAAQLHLSRFVDMAIG, via the coding sequence GTGGAGGGGGGACCCGTGTCGGTCACTGACGACATGCGGGCAGAGTCACGCTCCGGCGGAGGCCAACCACCGGCGCAGCGGGACGGCCAGTTCGACAAGACCCCGCCGCAGGACGTGGCAGCCGAGCAGTGCGTCCTCGGCGGCATGCTGCTCTCCAAGGACGCCATCGCCGACGTCGTCGAGATCCTCAAGACCAACGACTTCTACCGGCCGGTGCACGCCACCATCTTCGACGTCATCCTGGACATCTACGGTCGGGGCGAGCCCGCCGACCCGATCACCGTGGCCGCCGCGCTGACCGACTCGGGCGATCTGGCCCGCATCGGCGGCGCGCCCTACCTGCACACCCTCATCGCCAGCGTGCCCACCGCCGCTAACGCGGCCTACTACGCGCGGATCGTCAGCGAACGGGCGGTGCTTCGCCGGTTGGTCGAGGCCGGCACCAAGATCGTCCAGCTGGGCTACGGCACCGCGAGCGGCGGCAGCCGCGACGTGGACGACATCGTGGACCTTGCCCAGCAGGCCGTCTACGACGTCACCGAACGCCGGGTCAGCGAGGACTTCGCGATCCTCGCCGACATGTTGCAGCCGACGCTGGACGAGATCGAGGCGGTGGGGGCGCAGGGCGGTGTGATGACCGGCGTACCGACCGGCTTCAGCGACCTGGACCGGCTGCTCAACGGCCTGCACGCCGGTCAATTGATCATCGTCGCCGGTCGACCTGGTCTCGGTAAGGCGCTCGCGCTCGACACCCCACTGCCGACCCCGGACGGCTGGACCACGATGGGTGAGGTCAAGGCGGGCGATCAACTATTGGCGGCGGACGGCTCTCCGACCACGGTCACGCACGCCTTCGACGTCATGCACGACCGCCCCTGCTACGAGGTGGAGTTCTCCGACGGCACGGTCATCGTGGCCGACGCGGAGCACCTGTGGAAGACAACCAGCCGCGCCAGTCGGCGGCAGGGGCCGGCTCGGCAAAGGCGACACCGGCCCGAATCGTCGCTCGCCAACGTACGTGCCGCACATGAGCGGCTGAGCTCCCTGCGCAACCAGCCGATCACGCTCTTCGACACGATTGAGCAGGTAGGGCCGGAGTTTCGGCATGTCCTGCACACCGTCGCCCGTGAGGTCGGGTCGGTTGGCCGGATCAGCCGCCCCATCGTCCGCAGCGGCAAGCCACGGAACTGGACTGCGCCCGGCTATCCGGCCGGTCCGCTGCTGAGCGCGCTTCTCGAACGAGCCGAGCGGGAGGTCAATGCCGGCAGCCGGGCCGAACACGACGGCGTCGTCACCACCGCCGAGATCGCAGCCACGCTGCGTACTGACACCGCCCAGCGGCGGCTCAACCATGCCGTACGAAACAGCGCTCCCCTTCAACTGCCGGACCAGGACCTGCTGATTCCTCCCTACACGTTGGGAGCGTGGCTCGGTGACGGGCACAGCGACGCCAGCCGCTTCACCACGGCGGATCCGGAGATGGTCACGCACGTCGAGGCGGACGGCTTCGTCGTGCGGCCCAGCGGGCCGATGGTCTACACCGTTCTGCTGCAGCCCACGTCCGCTGCTCCGGCGAACGGTGTCTGCGTGGACTGTGGCGGTTCCACCAGGGCGTTGCGTGAGAATCCAGCGACCAGGAAGTGTGCCGACTCCCGTCACCGGAACGGTTCCTTTCTCGGGCTGTTGCGTCAGGTGGGAGTAGCGGGAAGCAAGCACATCCCGCGCGTCTATCTGCGCGCCTCGGAGGCTCAGCGCAGGGCGTTGCTCGCCGGGCTGATGGACACCGACGGGACCGTCGGACCCTCCGGCAACCTGCAGTACACGTCGACCTCGAAGCGGCTGGCTGATGACGTACGCGAACTCATTGTCAGCCTCGGTTACCGCTGCACGGTAAACGCGAAGCCGGTACGCGGCCGCACCCCCGAGTCGTCGATCGCGTACACGGTGAACTTCTCTACACCGGATGTCATCTTCCGCCTCAGGCGCAAGCAGGATGCACACGTCGAACGCCGCCGCACCACCTCCGACGTTCGAACGACCTCGCGGTTCATCGTCGAGGTCCGGCCGGTCCCCAGCGTGCCGGTGCGGTGCGTGACTGTCGACAACGACGAACACCTGTACCTGGCCAGCCGCGCGATGATCCCTACCCACAACAGCACGGCCAGCATGGATTTCGCTCGAAACGCCGCGATTCGGGCCAACCAGGCGGCGGCCATCTTCTCGCTGGAAATGAGCAAGGTCGAGATCGTCATGCGACTGCTCTCGGCCGAGGCGCGGGTGCCGCTGCACGTACTGCGCAGTGGGCAGCTCTCCGACGACGACTGGACGAAGCTGGCCCGCTGCATGGGCGAGATCAGCGAAGCGCCGCTCTTCGTGGACGACACGCCGAGCATGAACCTGATGGAGATCCGGGCCAAGGCGCGGCGGCTCAAGCAGCGGCACGACCTCAAGATGATCGTGGTCGACTATCTCCAGCTGATGACGTCACCGAAGCGCACCGAGAGTCGTCAGCAGGAGGTCGCGGACCTCTCCCGTGGCCTGAAGCTGTTGGCCAAGGAGGTCGAGTGCCCGGTCATCGCTGTCAGTCAGCTGAACCGTGGCCCGGAGCAGCGTACCGACAAGCGACCCCAGCTGTCCGATTTGCGTGAATCGGGATCAATTGAGCAAGATGCCGACGTTGTCATCCTGTTGCACCGCGACGACTACTACGACAAGGAGTCGCCGCGGGCCGGGGAGGCGGATTTCATCGTTGCCAAGCATCGGAATGGGCCCACCGACACCGTGACCGTCGCCGCCCAATTGCATCTATCGAGATTTGTGGACATGGCCATCGGATGA
- the rplI gene encoding 50S ribosomal protein L9 — protein MKIILTQEVSGLGAPGDIVEVKNGYGRNYLLPQGFAIAWTKGAEKQVTVIKRARSAREIRDLDHANEVKAQLEGLKVNLKVRAGDGGRLFGSVTPAEIVDAVKAASGPVLDRRRLEVPGHIKSTGTYPVKIKLHPEVTASFNLNVVQG, from the coding sequence ATGAAGATCATCCTGACTCAGGAAGTGTCCGGCCTCGGTGCCCCGGGCGACATCGTCGAGGTCAAGAACGGCTACGGCCGTAACTACCTGCTGCCGCAGGGCTTCGCGATCGCCTGGACCAAGGGCGCGGAAAAGCAGGTCACGGTCATCAAGCGGGCCCGTTCGGCCCGCGAGATCCGCGACCTCGACCACGCCAACGAGGTCAAGGCTCAGCTCGAGGGTCTCAAGGTCAACCTGAAGGTCCGCGCCGGCGACGGCGGACGGCTCTTCGGCTCGGTCACCCCGGCCGAGATCGTCGACGCCGTCAAGGCGGCCAGCGGCCCGGTCCTCGACCGTCGTCGGCTGGAGGTGCCCGGTCACATCAAGTCGACCGGCACCTACCCGGTGAAGATCAAGCTGCACCCTGAGGTGACCGCGTCGTTCAACCTGAACGTCGTTCAGGGCTGA
- the rpsR gene encoding 30S ribosomal protein S18, which yields MAKAAALRKPKKKVNPLDKDGITYIDYKDTALLRKFISDRGKIRARRVTGVTSQQQRQIARAVKNAREMALLPYTATTR from the coding sequence ATGGCCAAGGCTGCGGCACTTCGCAAGCCGAAGAAGAAGGTGAACCCGCTCGACAAGGACGGGATCACCTATATCGATTACAAGGACACCGCGCTGCTGCGCAAGTTCATCTCCGACCGCGGCAAGATCCGCGCTCGGCGGGTGACCGGCGTGACCTCGCAGCAGCAGCGGCAGATCGCCCGTGCGGTCAAGAACGCCCGTGAGATGGCGCTCCTGCCGTACACGGCCACCACCCGCTGA